The genomic interval GCTCGAGCCGGACGGCACGCGGACCACGCTGGTGGACAACTTCGAGGGTAGCCGCCTCAACAGTCCGAACGACGCGGCGTACGGCTCGGACGGATCGCTCTACTTCACGGATCCGCCCTACGGGCTGGAGGGTCTGGAGGAGTCGCCACTGCGCGAGCTGGACTTCAACGGCGTTTACCGCCTCCACCCGGACGGCGAACTGGAGCTTCTGGTGCGGGATCAGAGCCGCCCGAACGGCATCGCCCTCTCACCCGATGAATCGGTCCTGTACGTTGCCAACTCCGACGAGAACCAGAAGGTCTGGTTCGCGTACGACCTGGACGAGAACGGCGCGAGCAACGGCCGCATCTTCTACGACGTGAACGATCAGACGGCCGAGGGCGGGGCCGACGGCCTGAAGGTTGACCGCGCGGGTCACCTCTTCGCCACCGGCCCGGGAGGCGTCTGGGTCTTCGCGCCGGACGGCAGCCACCTCGGCACGATCATGCCGGACGAGGTGCCGGCCAACGTCGGCTGGGGCGACGACGGGCGTACGCTCTATATGACGGCGCGGACCGGCCTCTATCGCATCGCCCTCTCCACGCAGGGCGTTCTCCCAGGACCATGAAGAATACAGAAGCTTCGCTCACCGACCGGTGCGCCGGCCTCCAGGCCGGCATTCTCCATTGCGCCGGCATTCTGATTATCACGGCGCTCGCCACGGCATGCGCCGGCCAACCGCCGCCGGTCCCCGCCGCCGGCTCCGGCCCCCCGCCCGCGATGGAGCTCCCAGAGAACACCACCGGCGATCCGGAAGCGATCCGTCCGTTCACGATCGACGTTCCCGACGCCGTGCTCGACGACCTCCAGGCACGTCTCCACCGCACCCGCCTGCCCGATCAGCTACCGGGCACGGGCTGGGACTACGGCACGGAGCGCTCCTATCTGGACGAGTTGCTCGTCTACTGGCGTGATGAATTCGACTGGCGCGTCCAGGAATCGATGCTGAACGAGTTCGATCAGTACCTCACCACGATCGACGGTCTCGACATCCACTTCATTCATCAGCGGTCTCCCCACGAGGACGCCCTCCCGCTCCTCATCAC from Acidobacteriota bacterium carries:
- a CDS encoding SMP-30/gluconolactonase/LRE family protein; the encoded protein is MEESADGAPVTEPAGAGSILRVDSRLDALVPTGAQIEKLADGYVFTEGPVWIRSESRLLFSDVRANAIHEWSEEAGASPFIDPVFEGDAEGLRSLSSNGLTLDAEGRVVICEHGNRRISRLEPDGTRTTLVDNFEGSRLNSPNDAAYGSDGSLYFTDPPYGLEGLEESPLRELDFNGVYRLHPDGELELLVRDQSRPNGIALSPDESVLYVANSDENQKVWFAYDLDENGASNGRIFYDVNDQTAEGGADGLKVDRAGHLFATGPGGVWVFAPDGSHLGTIMPDEVPANVGWGDDGRTLYMTARTGLYRIALSTQGVLPGP